In the Sediminitomix flava genome, one interval contains:
- a CDS encoding alpha/beta hydrolase family protein, which yields MHNQETHLRRDLFCHIYGKGEHHVWCFHGFGQDHRVFKNLAKKYPNKSFHCFDLAYHGGNLKPYSQEEWLQQILQYWVSLESPSLELIAFSIGARPCLKILSLRILNIQKVTLIAPDGIRNHVLFSFLAGNKSGKYLFDYFINSSLLQNLFQQTVKHLFFLDKNTRKLGLEIGSNINHLKKVQSTWLYYFDFRIDNISLSEYINSNGIEVQFILGKQDKIISKRSISPLFNLLNSKKIELFQCNHWNLLPFWIRKHNI from the coding sequence ATGCATAACCAAGAAACGCATTTACGAAGAGACTTATTTTGCCATATTTACGGCAAAGGTGAACACCATGTATGGTGCTTTCATGGTTTTGGTCAAGACCACAGAGTCTTCAAAAATTTAGCTAAGAAATATCCAAACAAAAGCTTTCATTGTTTTGACCTCGCATATCATGGAGGCAACTTGAAACCTTATTCCCAAGAAGAATGGCTTCAACAGATCTTACAGTATTGGGTAAGCTTAGAAAGCCCTTCTCTCGAATTGATTGCTTTCTCAATCGGGGCAAGACCTTGCCTTAAAATTTTAAGCTTACGAATTTTAAATATACAAAAAGTCACCCTTATAGCCCCAGATGGCATAAGAAATCATGTGTTATTCTCTTTTTTAGCTGGTAATAAATCTGGTAAATACCTATTTGATTATTTCATCAACTCTAGTTTACTACAGAATCTATTTCAACAGACTGTAAAACATTTATTCTTTTTAGATAAAAACACTCGTAAACTTGGACTTGAAATTGGCTCTAACATCAATCATTTAAAAAAAGTACAATCAACTTGGTTGTATTATTTTGATTTTCGCATAGATAACATATCCTTGTCTGAATATATAAATTCAAATGGCATAGAGGTTCAATTCATTTTAGGGAAACAGGACAAAATCATTTCTAAACGATCAATTTCACCACTTTTTAATCTATTAAACAGTAAAAAAATTGAATTATTCCAATGTAATCATTGGAATCTGCTCCCTTTTTGGATTAGAAAGCATAATATTTAA
- a CDS encoding YifB family Mg chelatase-like AAA ATPase: MIAKTFGSSVLGVNASMITIEVNVLNGTGFYMVGLPDNAIKESFHRVESALKHEGFIIPRQKVVVNLAPADIRKEGAAFDLPIALGVAKASGQIHTEDLDKYVILGELSLDGKLRPVKGVLPIAIEARKRGLKGFILPKENAHEAAIVNELDVIPVGSLQDAIDFVEGNKTIAPLKVDTRELFFDTQGDYSEDFATVQGQENIKRALEIAAAGGHNVIMIGPPGAGKTMLAKRLPSILPPLDLYEALETTKIHSVAGKLGDDAALISRRPFRAPHHTISDVALVGGGGNPMPGEISMAHNGVLFLDELPEFKRTVLEVMRQPLEERMVTISRAKVSVDYPANFMLIASMNPCPCGNLNHPEKECVCAPPTIERYLNKVSGPLMDRIDLHVEVTPVSFDEMTSDRKNESSEEIRERVISARERQKERFKEVTGVHSNAMMDAEDLKENCQIDTVSKALLKSAMEKLGLSARAYARILKVARTIADLAGKDQIMAEHIAEAIQYRSLDRADYFK; this comes from the coding sequence ATGATTGCGAAAACTTTTGGTAGTAGTGTTTTGGGTGTCAATGCGTCTATGATAACCATAGAAGTGAATGTATTGAATGGCACAGGGTTTTATATGGTTGGACTACCAGATAATGCAATTAAAGAAAGCTTTCATAGAGTAGAGTCAGCCTTAAAACATGAGGGGTTTATTATCCCTAGACAGAAGGTTGTCGTTAATTTAGCTCCTGCCGATATTAGAAAAGAAGGCGCTGCATTTGACCTTCCGATAGCCCTAGGAGTAGCAAAAGCATCTGGGCAGATTCATACCGAAGATTTAGACAAATATGTCATTCTTGGAGAATTGTCACTAGATGGAAAACTTAGACCTGTCAAAGGAGTATTACCCATTGCGATAGAAGCTCGAAAAAGGGGATTAAAAGGATTTATTTTACCTAAAGAAAATGCACATGAGGCAGCAATCGTAAATGAGCTGGATGTCATTCCTGTAGGTAGTTTACAGGATGCGATTGACTTTGTAGAAGGAAACAAAACGATCGCACCACTAAAGGTTGATACAAGAGAATTATTCTTTGACACACAAGGTGATTACTCAGAAGATTTTGCTACAGTTCAAGGGCAAGAAAATATAAAAAGAGCATTGGAAATAGCTGCTGCAGGAGGACATAATGTGATTATGATTGGCCCTCCGGGTGCAGGTAAGACGATGTTAGCTAAAAGATTACCAAGTATTTTGCCACCTCTAGATCTTTATGAAGCTTTGGAAACCACAAAGATTCATTCAGTAGCGGGGAAATTAGGAGATGATGCGGCACTTATTTCAAGAAGACCTTTCAGAGCACCTCATCATACTATCTCTGATGTAGCACTCGTTGGTGGCGGTGGTAATCCGATGCCAGGAGAAATCTCGATGGCTCATAATGGGGTACTATTTTTGGATGAATTGCCAGAGTTTAAACGCACTGTTTTGGAGGTCATGCGTCAACCTTTGGAAGAAAGAATGGTGACGATTTCAAGGGCGAAAGTATCAGTTGATTACCCTGCTAATTTTATGCTGATAGCGAGTATGAATCCGTGTCCGTGTGGGAACTTGAATCATCCCGAAAAAGAATGTGTATGTGCTCCTCCAACTATTGAACGTTATTTGAATAAGGTAAGTGGCCCTTTAATGGATCGTATTGATCTGCATGTAGAAGTCACGCCTGTGTCATTTGATGAAATGACTTCTGACCGAAAAAATGAGAGTAGTGAAGAAATTCGAGAACGAGTAATTTCTGCAAGAGAACGTCAGAAAGAGCGTTTTAAAGAGGTTACAGGAGTTCATTCCAACGCAATGATGGATGCTGAAGATTTGAAAGAAAATTGTCAGATTGATACAGTGAGTAAGGCATTACTAAAGTCTGCAATGGAAAAGTTAGGGCTTTCAGCAAGAGCTTATGCTAGAATTCTAAAAGTAGCTCGTACGATTGCAGATTTAGCAGGAAAAGACCAAATTATGGCGGAGCATATAGCCGAAGCTATTCAATATAGAAGTTTAGATAGAGCTGATTATTTCAAGTAG
- the nadC gene encoding carboxylating nicotinate-nucleotide diphosphorylase produces MKYDYLTKEAIEAFIKSALEEDIQSGDHSTLASVPADAKDKGQILMKDEGVIAGLEMGQYIFEQVDPNLKVEIHFKDGDLVKKGDVVMNIEGSARSILIAERLVLNCMQRMSGIATHTRKIVDLLEGTKTQILDTRKTTPNFRMMEKWAVKIGGGNNHRYGLFDMVMLKDNHIDYSGSITKAVQQTQAYLKENNLDLEIEVETRDLDEVKEALEVGGVDVIMLDNMDYDTMKTAVQMIDGKCRTEASGGITIDKVRSVAECGVDFISLGALTHSSGILDISLKAVK; encoded by the coding sequence GTGAAATACGATTACTTAACGAAAGAAGCCATTGAAGCCTTTATTAAAAGTGCTTTAGAAGAAGATATACAATCAGGAGATCATTCGACTTTAGCCTCTGTACCAGCAGATGCTAAAGACAAAGGGCAGATCTTGATGAAGGATGAGGGAGTTATTGCTGGTTTAGAAATGGGGCAATACATTTTTGAACAGGTAGACCCAAACTTAAAAGTCGAGATACATTTTAAAGATGGTGATCTTGTGAAGAAAGGAGATGTGGTGATGAATATCGAAGGCTCAGCACGTTCTATCCTAATAGCAGAAAGACTTGTCTTGAACTGTATGCAACGTATGAGTGGAATTGCTACGCATACACGCAAAATTGTAGACTTATTAGAAGGAACAAAGACACAAATTCTTGATACCAGAAAAACAACACCTAATTTCCGAATGATGGAAAAGTGGGCTGTGAAAATTGGTGGAGGGAATAATCATCGATATGGATTGTTCGATATGGTCATGCTTAAAGATAATCATATTGATTATAGCGGAAGTATCACAAAAGCAGTTCAACAAACTCAAGCTTACTTGAAGGAAAATAATCTAGATCTTGAAATAGAAGTAGAAACTAGAGATTTAGATGAAGTAAAAGAAGCTTTGGAAGTAGGAGGAGTAGATGTAATCATGCTTGATAACATGGACTATGATACCATGAAGACTGCTGTTCAGATGATTGATGGAAAATGTCGTACTGAAGCCTCTGGAGGAATTACTATTGATAAGGTAAGATCTGTAGCTGAATGCGGAGTCGATTTTATTTCATTAGGAGCACTTACGCACTCAAGTGGTATATTGGATATCAGTTTAAAAGCGGTAAAATAA
- the queG gene encoding tRNA epoxyqueuosine(34) reductase QueG, translating to MNHQLRKRTEWIKHKANELGFDFCGIAKADFLEEEAQGLEKWLTQGMHGKMSYMENHFDKRLDPRKLVPGAKSVVMLMLNYYPEKDLAQENELKIAKYAYGKDYHFIIKDKLKTFVDDIQAEIGEVDGRVFVDSAPVMERAWAQKSGLGWIGKNSLLLSKQNGSFYFLAELILDLELEADTPFTKDFCGRCTRCIDACPTDAIVKEGVVDGSKCLSYLTIELKDNIPSEFKGKTDNWIFGCDTCQDVCPWNRFSKPHSTSEFLPHEQLSQMKKEDWQEITREVFNEIFRKSAVKRTKLEGLERNIRFSLSPKEENLD from the coding sequence ATGAATCATCAGCTTAGAAAAAGAACAGAATGGATAAAACACAAAGCCAACGAATTAGGCTTTGACTTTTGTGGTATTGCAAAAGCTGACTTTTTAGAAGAAGAAGCTCAAGGTTTGGAAAAATGGTTGACGCAAGGAATGCATGGCAAAATGAGCTACATGGAAAACCATTTCGATAAACGTCTTGATCCTAGAAAACTTGTTCCCGGAGCCAAGTCTGTTGTAATGCTAATGCTCAACTATTATCCTGAAAAAGACCTTGCTCAAGAAAACGAACTTAAGATTGCTAAATACGCCTACGGCAAGGATTACCACTTTATTATAAAAGATAAACTCAAAACTTTCGTAGACGACATTCAAGCCGAAATAGGTGAAGTTGACGGAAGAGTTTTTGTAGACTCAGCACCCGTAATGGAGCGTGCTTGGGCACAAAAAAGTGGATTGGGATGGATTGGAAAAAACAGTCTGCTGCTCAGTAAACAAAATGGGAGTTTCTACTTTTTAGCTGAACTTATTCTTGATCTAGAATTAGAAGCAGATACTCCATTTACCAAAGATTTCTGCGGAAGATGTACACGATGTATTGATGCATGTCCTACTGATGCAATTGTAAAAGAAGGTGTGGTTGATGGAAGTAAATGTCTTTCCTACCTGACTATTGAGTTAAAAGATAATATACCATCAGAATTTAAAGGAAAAACAGACAATTGGATTTTTGGCTGCGATACTTGTCAAGATGTTTGTCCTTGGAATCGTTTCTCAAAGCCACATTCTACATCCGAATTTCTGCCCCATGAACAGCTTTCACAAATGAAAAAAGAAGATTGGCAAGAAATCACAAGAGAGGTATTCAATGAGATTTTTAGAAAGTCTGCTGTAAAAAGAACAAAATTAGAAGGCCTGGAGAGAAACATCCGTTTTTCTTTAAGTCCTAAAGAAGAAAATCTCGATTGA
- a CDS encoding DUF4783 domain-containing protein gives MEQIFNYKSLYSFFLVFFMSIGITLAQTSVVDQVGKAMKAHDASSITSLMASKVKINIKNQKGEYDQKGAEAILNNFFKNYPPSSFQYLHKGNDSSVQAYTIGRYKSDKGSFRVYVLIKDGKIDTLDFKEEG, from the coding sequence ATGGAGCAGATATTCAATTATAAGTCTTTATATTCCTTTTTCTTGGTATTCTTTATGAGTATAGGTATTACTCTTGCGCAAACTAGTGTGGTTGATCAAGTGGGGAAAGCAATGAAAGCGCACGATGCATCTTCAATTACATCATTGATGGCATCTAAAGTAAAAATTAATATAAAGAATCAGAAAGGAGAGTACGATCAGAAAGGAGCTGAAGCGATCTTAAATAATTTCTTCAAAAATTATCCTCCATCATCATTCCAATATCTTCATAAAGGAAATGATAGTAGTGTACAAGCTTACACCATCGGAAGATATAAATCTGATAAAGGTAGTTTTCGAGTCTATGTATTGATCAAAGATGGAAAGATAGATACATTAGATTTCAAAGAAGAAGGGTGA
- a CDS encoding YcxB family protein, translated as MIIKTKKYQLETQTFVKLGMESILKQTWWVWFIPVAIMLIPIFVEGALGWCIGIALTLSILYVLFWWIQFTGMTQMEQNKVLFEKLAYEIDSRQIMMKLNAKQGMPMGWDKITKVEKRKDAFVLYMSRVQFIHLPFRVFKNENDIRFMEAILKRKNFLAA; from the coding sequence ATGATTATTAAGACTAAAAAATATCAGCTGGAAACACAAACATTCGTGAAGTTGGGAATGGAGAGTATTCTCAAACAAACGTGGTGGGTGTGGTTTATTCCTGTCGCAATTATGCTTATTCCTATCTTCGTAGAAGGTGCTTTAGGATGGTGTATCGGAATTGCATTGACTTTGAGTATTCTTTATGTATTGTTCTGGTGGATTCAGTTTACTGGAATGACGCAAATGGAACAGAATAAGGTGTTATTTGAAAAGCTAGCTTACGAAATTGACAGTCGTCAAATTATGATGAAGCTAAATGCAAAACAAGGAATGCCAATGGGCTGGGATAAAATTACAAAAGTAGAGAAGAGAAAAGATGCTTTTGTACTTTATATGAGTAGAGTTCAGTTTATCCATTTGCCATTCAGAGTTTTCAAGAATGAGAATGACATCAGATTCATGGAAGCTATTTTGAAAAGAAAGAATTTTCTAGCGGCATAA
- a CDS encoding ATP-dependent Clp protease adaptor ClpS — translation MSTQEEIEVLELDETEIDSSLNRELIVYNDDVNTFEHVISALVDICNHTSHQAEQCTLIIHYKGKCAVKNGTFDELAPMRNAICDRGISAEVL, via the coding sequence ATGAGCACCCAAGAAGAAATTGAAGTTCTAGAACTAGATGAGACCGAGATTGATTCTTCGCTCAACCGAGAGTTGATTGTATATAATGATGATGTTAATACTTTTGAGCATGTGATCAGTGCTCTTGTAGACATTTGTAATCATACTTCTCATCAGGCAGAACAATGCACATTGATAATCCATTATAAAGGAAAATGTGCTGTGAAAAATGGAACATTCGATGAATTGGCTCCAATGAGAAATGCGATCTGTGACCGAGGTATTTCTGCTGAGGTTTTGTAA
- the recR gene encoding recombination mediator RecR, which yields MNFPSKLVEDAVMEVAKLPGIGKKTALRLVLFLLREEKDTTADLASALVKLREEIKYCVRCHNVSDQELCSICSNKGRDEQVICVVESITDVMAIENTSSYNGLYHVLGGVISPIEGIGPTDLNLDHLIERVKEEKTSEIILALSASMEADTTAFYITQKLSILGVKVSTIARGIPVGSDLEHTDEVTLGRSILSRVTYQTQ from the coding sequence ATGAACTTTCCTTCTAAACTTGTAGAAGATGCCGTAATGGAGGTGGCCAAATTACCTGGGATAGGGAAGAAAACGGCTTTAAGATTAGTTCTTTTCTTACTTCGTGAGGAGAAAGATACTACTGCTGATCTTGCTTCTGCTCTAGTAAAACTTAGAGAGGAAATAAAGTATTGTGTGAGGTGTCACAATGTATCAGATCAAGAACTTTGTTCTATTTGTAGCAATAAAGGGCGAGACGAACAAGTGATTTGTGTGGTTGAAAGTATTACTGATGTGATGGCAATTGAAAACACATCGTCTTACAATGGACTATATCATGTTTTAGGAGGTGTCATTTCTCCAATTGAAGGAATTGGGCCTACAGACCTAAACTTAGATCATCTCATCGAACGTGTAAAAGAAGAAAAAACATCAGAAATAATATTGGCGCTAAGTGCTTCAATGGAAGCAGATACGACTGCTTTTTATATTACACAAAAGTTGAGTATCTTAGGCGTTAAAGTTTCAACTATTGCGAGAGGAATCCCAGTTGGTAGTGACTTGGAACACACCGATGAGGTAACTCTTGGACGAAGCATACTAAGCAGAGTAACATATCAAACGCAATAA
- a CDS encoding DUF6048 family protein has product MQFNKYSLILFLVFSHFVVNAQEVIEWDKGKPQTLTDNEHVDIKVEWPKVPILGVRLGTEVVGPATSVLKSGFTSFEIAGELLFRNRFFLSLEYGNTDVTRDDLDTEQTIFPGDIQNPSKATYTSNGNYFRIGLDYNFLHRSSINDAVTLGFRYAQSSFDQSATVFSEGNDFWGQPPGFRTFEDKNLSVKWFEAVVGYKIMVVNNLYIGASLRFAVLLDEPQNPNVTPNDIPGIGYYNGDDSKINLNGYIAYRIPIGKPKVTYTEKK; this is encoded by the coding sequence ATGCAGTTCAATAAATATAGTCTCATTCTGTTTTTAGTCTTTTCTCATTTTGTCGTCAATGCTCAAGAAGTAATTGAATGGGATAAGGGTAAACCACAGACTTTAACAGATAATGAGCATGTAGATATAAAAGTAGAGTGGCCAAAGGTTCCAATTCTTGGGGTTCGTTTAGGAACGGAAGTTGTTGGACCAGCTACTTCAGTATTAAAATCGGGTTTTACTTCCTTTGAAATAGCCGGAGAACTTCTTTTTAGAAACCGTTTCTTTTTGAGCTTAGAATATGGAAACACTGATGTTACCCGAGATGATTTAGATACGGAACAGACTATTTTTCCTGGAGATATCCAAAACCCAAGTAAGGCTACTTACACATCAAATGGGAATTATTTTAGAATAGGTCTTGATTATAATTTCTTGCATAGGTCGTCAATTAATGATGCTGTCACTTTAGGTTTTAGATATGCGCAGTCAAGTTTTGATCAGTCTGCTACGGTATTTTCTGAAGGCAATGATTTTTGGGGACAACCTCCTGGATTCAGAACTTTTGAAGATAAAAACCTTAGTGTAAAATGGTTTGAAGCGGTAGTCGGCTATAAAATTATGGTCGTAAATAATTTATACATTGGAGCATCTCTCCGATTTGCGGTACTTTTGGATGAACCACAAAATCCGAATGTGACACCAAATGATATTCCGGGTATAGGTTATTACAACGGGGACGATAGCAAGATTAATCTCAATGGTTATATCGCATATCGAATCCCTATAGGTAAGCCTAAAGTTACTTATACCGAGAAGAAGTAA
- a CDS encoding MerR family transcriptional regulator, whose amino-acid sequence MSTYSIRDLEYLTGVRAHTIRIWEQRYDIISPKRTDTNIRYYDSDDLKHMLNISLLNNHGYKISKIAKMSKEEVSRTVFETMNSQRGDSQEDQISSLTIAMVDLNEDRFEKVVSTSILHLGFEATMQQVIIPFLVRIGCLWQTGSISPAQEHFITNLIRQKLLVAIDGQCPDYSESHKRVLLYLPEGEMHELTLLFAYYLVRSRGHRGFYFGQNLPDDDLKSVVDLVNPDMILTALTSIPKIECVKKYINMLKETYTEIPVLLSGSQVLGLELDLPSNFQIIPNFDTFTEILENFHSNNS is encoded by the coding sequence ATGAGTACATATTCTATTCGAGATCTAGAGTATCTCACGGGCGTTAGAGCCCATACAATAAGAATTTGGGAACAAAGATATGACATCATATCTCCAAAAAGAACAGATACAAATATCCGATACTATGATTCGGATGATTTGAAACATATGTTGAACATTTCTTTGCTAAATAATCACGGTTATAAGATATCTAAGATAGCCAAGATGAGCAAAGAAGAGGTTTCACGTACTGTTTTCGAAACGATGAACTCTCAGAGAGGAGACTCGCAAGAAGATCAAATCAGCAGTTTGACAATTGCGATGGTGGACTTGAATGAGGATCGTTTTGAAAAGGTCGTGTCAACAAGCATTTTGCACCTTGGTTTTGAGGCTACAATGCAGCAAGTAATTATTCCATTCTTGGTGCGTATTGGTTGTCTTTGGCAAACAGGTTCAATCTCGCCTGCTCAAGAACATTTTATTACTAATCTGATCAGGCAAAAACTTTTAGTGGCTATTGATGGTCAGTGTCCTGATTATTCAGAATCGCACAAAAGAGTATTATTGTATTTGCCAGAAGGTGAAATGCATGAGCTAACACTTTTATTTGCCTATTATTTAGTGCGTTCTAGAGGACATAGAGGATTTTACTTCGGACAAAATTTACCAGACGATGACTTGAAGTCGGTGGTTGATTTGGTGAATCCTGATATGATTTTGACCGCTCTTACTTCAATTCCAAAAATTGAGTGTGTTAAGAAATACATCAATATGCTCAAGGAAACTTATACTGAAATACCTGTATTGTTATCTGGTTCTCAAGTATTAGGTTTAGAGTTAGACCTTCCTTCAAACTTCCAGATCATTCCTAATTTTGATACATTCACTGAGATCTTAGAAAATTTTCATTCGAATAACTCTTAA
- a CDS encoding tetratricopeptide repeat protein: protein MRAIGKLTLWSITLLLLFSSCQNDINQSEKVVLDETLGELSLENQDERSLAYLNSLLDEQGDRTAQNYYQRARIFLAQEQYQRSMEDIQKAIDKSPNEGKFYFVLGKLQYQKGLYKKAFEAIQKSEAFGYRHPDNFTIEGVGTYEEGNHELALTFLKQSDILHDNDSVTYLYLGLIYQEQNDTTQAMPMFRRAAQFKSLEAQAYGNMQLTYNSLRQPYKSLSLLENLDEQTRNNSEVICLQTAKALEMIGRRDSANVWYGKVLKLNPGQWDAQEKLGEYYYQRRDMEVAAEIYANAIKTNPEKALPYFKLGVIQEFYKANIDSAQSLFIKAAKRDTLDSSIQMAVRRIDKKVSRRNYFRDNPEALVRYRARQKAKQDSIQKAQQATQVVTEEE from the coding sequence ATGAGAGCGATAGGTAAATTAACATTGTGGAGCATTACTCTTTTGCTATTGTTCTCCTCGTGTCAGAATGATATTAATCAAAGTGAGAAAGTAGTTCTTGACGAGACTCTAGGTGAGTTAAGTTTAGAAAATCAAGATGAGCGTTCTCTAGCTTATTTGAATAGTTTACTTGATGAGCAAGGAGATCGAACAGCTCAGAACTATTATCAACGAGCGAGAATTTTTTTAGCTCAAGAGCAATATCAACGTTCAATGGAAGATATCCAGAAGGCAATTGATAAATCGCCGAATGAAGGGAAATTCTATTTCGTACTAGGGAAATTACAGTATCAGAAAGGTTTATATAAAAAGGCCTTTGAGGCCATTCAAAAATCAGAAGCATTTGGTTATCGTCACCCCGATAATTTTACAATTGAGGGAGTGGGTACTTATGAAGAAGGAAATCACGAACTAGCATTGACATTTCTGAAGCAATCAGATATTCTTCATGACAACGATAGTGTTACTTATTTATACCTTGGGCTGATTTATCAAGAACAGAACGATACTACTCAAGCAATGCCGATGTTTAGAAGAGCTGCACAATTTAAGTCATTGGAAGCTCAAGCTTACGGAAATATGCAGTTGACCTATAATAGCCTCAGGCAACCATATAAATCGTTAAGTTTATTGGAAAACCTAGATGAGCAAACAAGGAATAATTCCGAAGTTATCTGTCTTCAGACTGCAAAAGCGTTGGAAATGATTGGGAGGAGGGATAGTGCCAATGTTTGGTATGGCAAAGTTTTAAAGCTTAATCCAGGACAATGGGATGCCCAAGAAAAATTAGGCGAATATTATTATCAGAGAAGGGATATGGAAGTAGCTGCAGAAATTTATGCAAATGCCATTAAAACCAATCCTGAGAAAGCCTTACCTTATTTTAAATTGGGAGTCATTCAAGAATTCTACAAAGCCAATATTGATAGTGCTCAATCTTTATTTATAAAAGCAGCTAAGCGTGATACATTAGATAGCTCAATTCAGATGGCCGTTCGTAGAATTGATAAAAAAGTAAGTAGAAGGAATTATTTTAGAGATAATCCTGAAGCTTTGGTGAGGTATAGGGCAAGGCAGAAAGCAAAGCAAGATTCTATTCAGAAAGCTCAACAAGCAACTCAAGTAGTTACAGAAGAGGAATAA